The following proteins are encoded in a genomic region of Leptospira langatensis:
- a CDS encoding sulfate/molybdate ABC transporter ATP-binding protein: protein MSIEIRNVSKRFGEFQALSHVDLTIPEGNLVALLGPSGSGKTTLLRIIAGLDVPDEGEVLFNGERSKTKNSKDRGVGFVFQHYALFRHMTIFENIAFGLKVRPRATRPSKEEIRAKVFQLLKLVQLENFHDRFPFELSGGQRQRVALARALAIEPKFLLLDEPFGALDAKVRKELRTWLRRLHDEIHVTSVFVTHDQEEALEVSDSIVILRSGKIEQIGTPDEVYNKPKTPFVFHFLGDVNLFHGRINEGKATIGDLHVETPEHSDLVDQEAVAYVRPYDVEISRSAEAGIPAEIQYIHSTGRNVRIELKRLDSGTLIESLLDQNIYKELNLLPGETVYLRIRKAKVYVEDFSI from the coding sequence ATGTCCATAGAGATACGCAATGTTAGCAAAAGATTCGGAGAGTTCCAAGCTCTCTCTCATGTGGACCTGACCATTCCCGAAGGAAATTTGGTCGCGTTACTCGGTCCTTCGGGTAGTGGAAAGACCACTCTGCTTAGGATCATCGCAGGATTGGATGTCCCCGATGAAGGAGAGGTCTTGTTCAACGGAGAAAGATCCAAGACCAAGAATTCCAAGGACAGAGGAGTTGGATTCGTATTCCAACATTATGCTTTATTTAGGCACATGACGATCTTTGAGAATATCGCATTCGGCCTAAAGGTCCGTCCGAGAGCCACTCGTCCTTCTAAGGAAGAGATTAGAGCGAAAGTTTTCCAACTTCTGAAATTGGTCCAATTGGAGAATTTTCACGATCGATTTCCTTTCGAACTTTCCGGTGGACAGAGACAAAGGGTGGCTTTGGCAAGAGCATTGGCGATAGAGCCCAAGTTCCTTCTTTTAGATGAACCTTTCGGTGCATTGGATGCCAAGGTACGAAAGGAACTCCGGACTTGGCTACGCAGACTCCATGATGAGATCCACGTCACCAGCGTATTCGTAACTCATGACCAAGAAGAAGCCTTAGAGGTTAGCGATTCTATTGTGATCCTTCGCTCGGGAAAGATAGAACAGATCGGCACTCCGGACGAGGTTTATAATAAACCTAAGACCCCTTTCGTATTCCATTTCTTAGGAGATGTGAATCTGTTCCACGGAAGGATCAACGAAGGAAAAGCTACGATAGGCGATCTTCATGTGGAGACTCCGGAACATTCGGACCTAGTAGACCAAGAAGCAGTTGCTTATGTAAGACCGTATGACGTGGAAATTTCCCGCTCGGCAGAGGCTGGGATTCCCGCCGAGATCCAATACATCCATTCTACAGGAAGGAATGTGCGGATCGAACTCAAACGCCTAGATTCTGGCACTCTGATAGAATCACTTTTGGATCAGAACATATACAAAGAACTAAACCTTCTCCCTGGGGAAACGGTTTATCTGAGGATCCGCAAGGCGAAAGTCTATGTGGAAGATTTCTCGATCTAA
- a CDS encoding prohibitin family protein, which produces MFNKSILSGIAIMIALSTTGCLTTIEPGRAGIVFAPFDNKVEKDILLAGNYQIPPTKDVIVYNLQWEPYKETIDVITRDDLRIDVVASITLRPIQSQLVSLHTEVGPQYYNHVVRQDFRTSVRNAFTNYPMIQISKNNQQIVKEIKAMMEDKLSSRHIEINNVNIDDISFSQQIMDAIQKKLTKEQELETMKFEIAIQKKDNEIARMNAQRDAEIVSIKAKAEADAIKIVNEAISSKYIQYKAYDNPQNKLIFVPVGPNGLPVTVRMNINEPIGSAKSPSKANVSGSFTNTKQNSINSDDDNN; this is translated from the coding sequence ATGTTCAATAAATCCATCCTTTCGGGCATAGCGATCATGATTGCCCTTTCCACAACCGGCTGCCTTACCACCATAGAACCTGGGCGAGCCGGGATCGTATTTGCGCCCTTCGACAATAAGGTAGAAAAGGACATACTACTTGCGGGAAATTATCAGATCCCTCCCACCAAAGACGTGATCGTTTACAACCTGCAATGGGAGCCTTACAAGGAAACTATAGATGTGATCACTCGAGACGATCTAAGGATAGACGTAGTCGCTTCTATTACCCTTCGTCCGATCCAGAGTCAATTGGTCAGTCTTCATACGGAGGTGGGCCCTCAATATTATAATCATGTAGTGAGACAGGACTTTAGGACGAGCGTGAGAAACGCATTCACCAATTATCCCATGATCCAGATCTCTAAGAACAACCAACAGATCGTAAAAGAGATCAAGGCGATGATGGAGGATAAACTAAGCTCCCGTCATATCGAGATCAATAATGTGAACATAGACGATATTTCTTTTAGCCAACAGATCATGGACGCTATCCAGAAGAAGCTTACGAAAGAACAAGAATTAGAAACCATGAAATTCGAGATCGCCATCCAGAAAAAGGACAATGAGATCGCTAGGATGAATGCGCAGAGGGACGCCGAGATCGTAAGCATTAAGGCGAAAGCAGAAGCCGATGCGATCAAAATTGTGAACGAGGCTATTTCCTCCAAATACATCCAGTACAAGGCGTATGATAACCCTCAGAATAAACTGATCTTTGTTCCCGTCGGTCCGAACGGTTTGCCTGTGACGGTTCGAATGAATATAAACGAACCGATCGGAAGCGCTAAGTCGCCATCCAAAGCGAATGTGAGCGGCTCTTTTACGAATACGAAGCAAAATTCGATCAATTCGGACGATGACAATAACTAA
- a CDS encoding caspase family protein — MRIFFLAACFILSAGILAIENPFHPAWKESSAITAFTDLGNGSIATGLENKTVLVWNLTNRKFKALTSNTSIISSIAHSDPSGKIAYQSDESKIKILSPDLETNMEIPNSLGSITSLDFSPDGLKLVGGDENGRVRIWDLSGKIRGNFQAHSLSITSVQFSPDGRSILTASEDGTASLWNTEGTQIKVLDTRDSPILCAKISKDGKKVATGGDDGKIREIFVEDGKKTEIGRHTSSVRSVVYSKTGKYLLSSSEDLTVKIWDTKTGLKATLVGHSDTVNQAIFINDEKQILTGSDDGTQKIFDINGKELANIVLTDKGKIVFDPSGGFDYDSEFLESYFYFNTENVDIHSGLDSFYSLFFSPGLIQKIFKGSKETRPSVSDLINTSPPPRVDISLEPSSDRETVSVSVKACDEGGGVGDLYLYHNDSLVSLETSRAIRLIPGDTCVHKTFSPDLSPGENYFRVSSASKAGIVGYSKMVSFHKTASGSTLPKLHLVLLAVDDYKGKSMDLRYAVKDALALSGAEAFKKKNIFSSTKIYTAYDRKADKKGILSIFEEVAKESAPEDLLLVFIAGHGANQDGKFYFLTSTFDPENPNYSENGFSQEDFVSSIAKVNATRKLLIFDTCDSGGEWTTQFKELGNLAKSAGLCVIASTLEKEDAYESSALEHGVFTTALLEGLGGRANTNGKVTASSLISYINLRVPEIAKSVIKKEQFPYSSQRGRDFVIAE, encoded by the coding sequence ATGAGGATCTTTTTCTTAGCGGCATGTTTCATTCTAAGTGCGGGAATACTCGCCATAGAAAACCCATTCCATCCTGCTTGGAAAGAATCCTCAGCTATCACTGCGTTTACGGATCTTGGAAATGGAAGCATTGCTACAGGTCTGGAAAATAAAACAGTTCTGGTTTGGAATCTTACCAATCGAAAATTCAAGGCATTGACCTCGAATACTTCCATTATTTCTTCCATCGCTCATTCCGATCCGTCGGGCAAAATCGCCTATCAATCGGATGAAAGTAAGATCAAGATCCTTTCTCCAGATCTAGAGACAAACATGGAGATCCCAAATTCGCTTGGCTCCATTACTTCATTGGATTTCTCCCCGGATGGCCTTAAGCTAGTAGGAGGAGATGAAAATGGAAGAGTCAGGATCTGGGACCTAAGTGGCAAGATCCGAGGAAACTTTCAGGCCCATTCCTTATCCATCACTTCTGTGCAATTCTCTCCGGATGGAAGATCCATATTAACTGCCAGCGAGGATGGAACTGCCTCCTTGTGGAATACTGAAGGAACTCAGATCAAAGTCCTGGATACTAGGGACAGTCCTATATTGTGCGCAAAGATCTCAAAGGACGGTAAGAAAGTAGCTACAGGCGGAGACGATGGAAAGATCCGAGAGATTTTCGTCGAAGACGGAAAAAAGACAGAAATAGGACGGCACACTTCCTCTGTCAGATCCGTAGTATATTCAAAAACTGGAAAGTATCTATTAAGCTCTTCGGAAGATCTAACAGTAAAGATCTGGGATACCAAGACAGGACTAAAGGCCACATTAGTGGGTCATTCCGATACTGTTAATCAAGCCATCTTCATTAACGATGAAAAGCAGATCCTTACAGGGAGTGACGACGGAACCCAAAAGATCTTCGATATAAATGGAAAGGAACTAGCGAATATAGTCCTAACCGATAAGGGAAAGATAGTCTTCGATCCAAGCGGAGGATTCGACTATGATTCGGAATTCTTGGAGAGCTATTTCTATTTCAATACGGAAAATGTAGATATTCATTCCGGGCTAGATTCCTTTTACAGTCTTTTCTTTTCTCCCGGTTTGATCCAAAAAATCTTCAAGGGTAGCAAGGAAACAAGGCCAAGCGTCTCCGATCTCATCAATACTTCTCCTCCTCCAAGAGTGGATATCAGTTTAGAGCCTTCTTCGGATCGTGAAACAGTTTCCGTTTCCGTAAAGGCATGCGACGAAGGAGGAGGAGTCGGGGATCTCTACTTATATCACAACGACTCCTTGGTCTCGTTAGAAACGTCCAGAGCGATCCGACTCATCCCCGGAGACACTTGCGTGCATAAGACATTCTCTCCGGATCTTTCTCCCGGAGAAAATTATTTTAGGGTCTCGAGCGCAAGCAAGGCAGGAATAGTCGGATATTCTAAAATGGTATCCTTTCATAAAACAGCGTCTGGATCCACATTACCAAAACTTCATTTAGTTCTGTTAGCTGTGGATGATTATAAAGGAAAGAGCATGGACCTGAGATATGCGGTAAAAGACGCGCTTGCTCTTTCCGGGGCGGAAGCATTCAAAAAGAAGAATATATTCTCTTCTACTAAGATCTATACCGCTTACGATAGAAAAGCCGACAAGAAAGGGATCCTCTCGATCTTTGAGGAAGTAGCTAAAGAATCCGCTCCTGAAGATCTTTTACTCGTTTTTATCGCGGGACACGGAGCGAACCAGGATGGTAAGTTCTATTTTCTCACTTCTACATTCGACCCTGAAAATCCTAATTATTCTGAGAATGGCTTTAGCCAAGAAGACTTTGTATCCTCCATTGCAAAAGTGAACGCTACCCGAAAGCTATTGATCTTCGATACCTGTGATTCGGGAGGAGAATGGACCACCCAATTCAAAGAGTTAGGAAATCTTGCTAAATCCGCAGGGCTTTGCGTAATTGCATCTACATTAGAAAAAGAAGATGCATATGAATCTTCCGCTTTGGAACACGGAGTATTTACTACTGCGTTATTGGAGGGGCTGGGAGGAAGAGCAAATACGAACGGAAAGGTCACAGCTTCCAGTTTGATCTCTTATATAAATTTAAGAGTGCCTGAGATCGCGAAATCTGTGATCAAGAAGGAACAATTCCCGTATTCTTCCCAGCGAGGCAGAGATTTCGTGATCGCGGAATAA
- a CDS encoding LIC10280 family protein, whose protein sequence is MFKNPKARILTLVTILVLIVSFSYAHAQGLNVYGMYKVTGTNPDGSRYKGTVNVTLNDDGSYNFEWSVGNTFSGTGSLDGNTLTVDWGDTYPVIYTVKNGGAKLEGTWGNGAGTEILSK, encoded by the coding sequence ATGTTTAAAAATCCCAAGGCCAGGATCTTGACTCTCGTAACGATCCTTGTGTTGATCGTTTCCTTTTCCTATGCGCATGCGCAAGGCTTGAACGTCTACGGAATGTACAAGGTAACTGGAACGAATCCGGATGGTAGTAGATACAAAGGTACAGTGAATGTTACCTTAAACGATGATGGTTCTTACAATTTCGAATGGAGTGTGGGAAACACTTTTTCGGGTACGGGTTCTTTGGATGGTAATACTCTCACGGTGGATTGGGGGGACACTTATCCTGTGATCTATACCGTGAAGAACGGAGGTGCGAAACTGGAAGGTACCTGGGGAAATGGTGCCGGGACAGAGATCCTATCGAAATAG
- a CDS encoding DUF4384 domain-containing protein, protein MQRISVKNGRGPELQVTLLLPGIFVLSKTILFISLFVLVNCASPSETVSVPVAPLPRSEASPSPSFLDKYNIALLSSDTSSENPQDELKDLLIRSERISVIDRQRTADVLNEISLSQTGITDTANAPRLGKILAAQKLIYLKSQKDRWSVELVDVETSKSEFLRSFKREKSEKIFTELTGFLTQNLLLRNLSALKPKSQTIKVSLNSSQKVYRSNEPVSFSVSTSEDCYVYLILLQSDGETLLLFPNSFQSNNFLKANVRLLIPDERSGYILAAGEPYGTDSIKLIASKSQLDLFRTKPYGDSPFGIIDRPFESVSRGIKIIQTTVSDGDWNTSELSIVTLEK, encoded by the coding sequence ATGCAGAGGATTTCCGTAAAGAACGGCCGAGGCCCGGAACTCCAGGTGACCCTGCTTCTTCCAGGTATTTTCGTTCTATCCAAAACCATCTTATTCATTTCCTTATTCGTCTTAGTCAATTGCGCAAGTCCTTCGGAAACCGTTTCTGTTCCTGTTGCCCCTCTTCCAAGATCGGAGGCAAGCCCTTCTCCCAGTTTTTTAGATAAATATAATATAGCCTTACTTAGCTCGGACACTTCTTCCGAAAATCCGCAAGACGAACTGAAAGATTTGCTGATCCGATCCGAAAGGATTTCTGTGATCGATAGACAAAGGACTGCTGACGTATTGAATGAGATCTCATTGAGCCAAACAGGGATCACCGATACCGCAAATGCTCCCAGGTTAGGAAAGATACTGGCCGCTCAGAAACTAATCTACTTAAAGAGCCAAAAGGATCGTTGGAGCGTGGAACTTGTGGACGTGGAAACATCCAAGTCCGAGTTTTTGCGTTCTTTTAAAAGAGAAAAGTCGGAAAAGATCTTTACTGAGCTTACGGGATTCCTCACCCAAAACCTTCTTCTTAGAAATCTAAGCGCCTTAAAACCGAAAAGCCAAACGATCAAAGTCAGTTTGAATTCTTCTCAAAAAGTCTATAGGTCGAATGAGCCTGTTTCCTTCTCCGTAAGCACATCGGAAGATTGTTATGTATATCTGATCCTTTTACAAAGCGACGGGGAAACTTTGCTTTTGTTCCCAAACTCGTTTCAATCGAACAATTTCTTAAAGGCAAACGTCAGACTTCTTATTCCGGATGAAAGATCGGGTTATATTTTGGCGGCAGGCGAACCGTATGGGACGGATTCCATTAAGCTGATTGCGTCCAAATCTCAACTAGATCTATTCCGAACGAAACCGTACGGAGATTCTCCTTTCGGCATTATTGATCGTCCATTCGAGTCCGTTAGTCGAGGTATAAAAATTATCCAGACAACGGTGTCTGACGGAGATTGGAATACCTCCGAATTGAGTATCGTTACCTTGGAAAAATAA
- a CDS encoding carboxyl transferase domain-containing protein produces the protein MKVSKLLIANRGEVSLRISRAAAELEIQSVSIYSEDDQNSRHRLAADQALPLRGKGVPSYMDQEQILKLAKENHCDGIHPGYGFLSENHEFAEKCEKSNIGFIGPNSSTLRMLGDKLEAIRLVEELGLPVLPGIRKVASLEDAKEFLSEQGSIMIKALAGGGGRGIRVATKREELEELFKTCSEEARAAFGNSNVYLEKFLPKARHIEVQILGDGTGDIVHLWERDCSLQRRNQKLVEIAPAPFLPSQIREKIYSYSKTIAKHLQYKNLGTFEFLLDLEDPKNVYFMEANPRLQVEHTVTEEVTGLDLVQLQLQIANGKSLKDLSLTQESIPSPKGYAVQIRINSEIMDEKGNTRPSSGNIRLFEPSSGPGIRVDSAAYSGYDLNPNYDSLLAKLIVRSRSENFTNLLSSSLRALEEFRIVGVPTNIGFLQNLLRSKEVREYSIHTQFIQERISELVQAKPSDSKQFPFEVGSLTLSKSKSDADEIFADGIVRFASPMAGRLMEILPSEGDYIRKGQKLALLSSMKMEHVLSSEISGYVESILVSAEDTVSESQTLLLIRKSDQEEEHHTEDVSVDPDRIRVDLQEVKDRLSINEDAARSQAVSKRHKRGQRTARENIADLCDPGSFVEYGALALAAQRRRRTLEELIKLSPADGLVAGLGTTNGDLFEPHRSRISVLAYDYTVFMGTQGAMNHKKTDRFLQMIKEQRLPLVFFTEGGGGRPGEVDVPAVAGLDLHTFRQYASLKGILPRIAVNAGRCFAGNAALFGASDIRIATEDSNIGMGGPVMVKGGGLGSFSAEEIGPTSVQTRNGVIDILVKNELEGVRIAKQALSYFQGNLQKFESSDQRALRNSIPENRLRSYDIRKLIEVLADKHSVLELQREYAKGIVTSFIRVEGRALGLVANDPTHLGGAIDAEGAEKSARFLDFCNTFKIPVLFLCDTPGFMVGPDVEKKGLVRKAAELFGAGASLRVPVFTIILRKGYGLGAMAMAAGSFHAPVFTISWPTGEFGAMGIEGEIRTGFQKELAEVKDWKERQLLFERLVAEAYERGKAINMASYLEIDAVIDPVDSRKWIVRGLDSCD, from the coding sequence ATGAAAGTATCCAAATTACTTATCGCGAACAGGGGAGAAGTCTCTCTTCGCATTTCTCGCGCAGCTGCGGAGCTCGAGATCCAATCCGTTTCCATTTACTCAGAAGACGATCAAAATTCAAGACATAGGCTCGCGGCGGACCAGGCCCTTCCTTTACGCGGGAAGGGAGTTCCCTCCTATATGGACCAAGAGCAGATCTTAAAGCTGGCTAAAGAGAATCATTGCGATGGTATTCACCCTGGTTACGGCTTCTTGAGCGAGAATCATGAGTTCGCAGAAAAATGCGAAAAATCTAATATAGGATTCATTGGTCCAAATTCTTCCACATTGAGGATGCTTGGAGATAAACTGGAAGCAATTCGCTTAGTAGAGGAATTGGGTCTGCCTGTGCTTCCCGGAATTCGGAAGGTCGCGAGTTTGGAAGATGCGAAAGAATTCCTTTCTGAACAAGGATCTATCATGATCAAGGCTTTGGCTGGAGGAGGGGGAAGGGGCATCCGAGTCGCCACAAAACGGGAAGAGTTAGAGGAATTATTCAAGACCTGTTCGGAAGAGGCAAGGGCTGCATTCGGAAATTCTAATGTATATCTGGAGAAGTTCCTTCCAAAGGCGAGGCATATAGAAGTTCAGATCTTAGGGGACGGGACCGGGGATATAGTCCATCTATGGGAAAGGGATTGCTCCTTGCAGCGGAGAAATCAGAAACTTGTGGAGATCGCGCCAGCTCCCTTTCTACCTTCTCAAATTAGAGAGAAGATCTATTCATATTCTAAGACTATTGCCAAACATTTGCAGTATAAGAATCTTGGGACCTTTGAATTTCTCTTGGATTTGGAAGATCCGAAAAATGTCTATTTTATGGAGGCCAATCCTCGTTTGCAAGTAGAGCATACGGTTACGGAAGAAGTTACCGGACTGGATCTTGTACAATTGCAATTGCAAATTGCGAATGGAAAATCCCTGAAAGATCTATCTTTAACCCAAGAATCTATCCCTTCTCCTAAGGGATATGCGGTGCAGATCCGGATCAACTCCGAGATCATGGATGAAAAGGGGAATACTCGTCCTTCTTCCGGAAATATCCGTTTGTTCGAGCCTAGTAGTGGGCCAGGGATCCGAGTGGATAGCGCCGCTTATTCCGGCTACGATCTGAACCCGAATTACGATTCTCTGCTTGCGAAGTTGATCGTTCGTTCTAGGTCAGAGAACTTTACGAATTTATTATCTTCTTCTCTGCGTGCCTTGGAGGAATTTAGGATTGTAGGAGTTCCTACTAATATCGGTTTTCTACAAAATTTACTGCGATCCAAAGAAGTACGAGAATATTCCATCCATACTCAGTTTATCCAGGAAAGGATTTCTGAATTGGTTCAAGCCAAACCTTCTGATTCTAAGCAATTCCCCTTTGAAGTCGGATCTCTAACTCTCTCCAAGAGTAAATCGGATGCGGATGAAATCTTTGCGGACGGGATCGTTCGCTTTGCTTCTCCGATGGCAGGAAGGTTGATGGAAATACTTCCTTCCGAAGGGGATTACATTCGTAAGGGACAGAAATTGGCTTTGCTTTCTTCCATGAAGATGGAGCACGTATTGAGCTCTGAGATCAGCGGTTATGTGGAGAGCATCCTTGTTTCCGCAGAAGATACTGTTTCGGAATCCCAGACCCTTCTTCTGATCCGCAAATCGGACCAAGAAGAAGAACATCATACGGAAGATGTTTCCGTGGATCCGGATCGCATTCGTGTAGATCTGCAAGAAGTAAAAGATCGATTGTCCATAAACGAAGATGCTGCCAGATCCCAGGCAGTTTCCAAGCGTCATAAGAGAGGGCAAAGAACGGCAAGAGAGAATATCGCAGATCTTTGCGACCCTGGAAGTTTTGTGGAGTATGGCGCTCTTGCTTTAGCCGCGCAGCGTCGTCGAAGAACCTTGGAAGAATTGATCAAACTGAGTCCGGCTGACGGTCTCGTGGCGGGACTCGGAACGACTAACGGAGATCTTTTCGAACCGCATAGATCCAGAATTTCTGTATTAGCTTATGATTATACAGTTTTTATGGGAACACAGGGGGCTATGAATCATAAGAAGACGGACCGCTTTCTGCAAATGATAAAAGAGCAAAGACTTCCTCTGGTATTTTTTACGGAAGGAGGAGGAGGTCGCCCGGGAGAAGTAGATGTGCCGGCAGTCGCAGGCTTGGATCTGCATACATTCCGTCAATATGCGAGTTTAAAGGGCATCTTACCTAGGATCGCAGTGAATGCGGGCAGATGTTTTGCGGGGAATGCTGCCTTATTTGGAGCCAGCGATATTCGGATTGCAACAGAAGATTCTAATATAGGAATGGGCGGACCAGTCATGGTAAAGGGGGGAGGCCTTGGCTCCTTCTCCGCAGAAGAAATTGGACCTACCAGTGTGCAGACTCGAAATGGGGTAATAGACATTCTGGTCAAAAATGAATTAGAAGGAGTCCGAATCGCTAAACAGGCATTATCCTATTTTCAAGGGAATCTTCAGAAATTCGAATCTTCCGACCAAAGAGCACTTAGGAATAGTATTCCGGAAAATCGCCTTCGCTCTTACGATATCCGAAAGTTAATAGAGGTCTTAGCAGACAAACATTCCGTTCTCGAACTCCAGAGAGAATATGCGAAAGGTATTGTGACTTCCTTTATTCGAGTAGAAGGAAGGGCTCTGGGCCTTGTTGCAAATGATCCCACTCATTTGGGAGGAGCGATCGATGCAGAAGGAGCGGAGAAATCCGCCAGGTTTTTGGACTTCTGTAATACATTCAAAATTCCTGTATTATTTCTTTGTGATACTCCTGGATTCATGGTAGGACCGGATGTGGAGAAGAAAGGACTGGTCCGAAAAGCCGCCGAGCTATTTGGTGCCGGAGCCTCCTTAAGGGTTCCGGTATTCACGATCATTCTCAGAAAAGGATACGGTCTGGGAGCCATGGCGATGGCAGCAGGAAGCTTTCACGCTCCCGTGTTTACGATCTCTTGGCCTACGGGAGAATTCGGTGCAATGGGGATCGAGGGGGAGATCAGGACCGGCTTCCAAAAGGAGTTGGCCGAAGTTAAGGATTGGAAGGAAAGGCAATTACTCTTTGAACGCTTGGTCGCAGAAGCCTATGAAAGAGGGAAGGCGATCAATATGGCTTCGTATTTAGAGATAGATGCCGTCATCGATCCAGTCGATTCCCGCAAATGGATCGTCCGAGGCTTGGATTCCTGCGATTAG
- the cysW gene encoding sulfate ABC transporter permease subunit CysW, which produces MKHAEPIWIRILLIGSVLVLASLILLLPIATVFLEAFAGGWEAYLQGLQDSDTISAMIMTLKVAAIAVPLNTVFGLVAAFLLTRFEFPGKNILLTIIDSPFAVSPVISGLIFLLVFGRQGWLGNTLEEWNIKIVFNTPGLVIATIFITLPFVARELIPLMQSQGKEEEEAGILLGASLRQTFLKIIIPNIKWGLLYGLILCNARAMGEFGAVSVLSGHIRGKTNTLPLQIEMLYNEYNSIGAFSAASILVFLSLLTLVLKSILERNLNSKKEEKEPEEGTPSSSSKESLAQNNTPDFQI; this is translated from the coding sequence ATGAAACATGCCGAGCCTATCTGGATCCGGATCCTGCTCATCGGCTCCGTGCTTGTACTTGCGTCGCTCATCCTTCTTCTTCCGATCGCCACCGTATTCTTAGAGGCGTTCGCCGGAGGATGGGAGGCCTATCTACAAGGATTGCAGGATTCGGATACGATCTCTGCGATGATCATGACCCTTAAGGTGGCGGCGATCGCGGTCCCCTTGAACACAGTATTCGGACTCGTTGCGGCGTTCCTTCTCACCCGTTTCGAATTTCCGGGAAAGAATATCCTTCTTACTATCATAGATTCTCCTTTTGCTGTTTCTCCGGTGATCTCGGGGCTTATCTTCCTGCTGGTTTTCGGAAGACAGGGTTGGCTAGGAAATACATTAGAAGAATGGAATATTAAGATCGTATTCAATACTCCTGGCCTTGTCATAGCGACGATCTTTATCACTCTTCCTTTTGTCGCAAGAGAGCTCATCCCTCTTATGCAAAGCCAGGGAAAAGAAGAGGAAGAAGCTGGAATTCTCTTGGGGGCCTCTCTTAGGCAGACTTTTCTCAAGATCATCATCCCGAATATCAAATGGGGCCTTCTCTACGGATTGATCTTATGTAACGCAAGAGCGATGGGAGAATTCGGCGCGGTTTCCGTTCTATCAGGCCATATCCGAGGAAAGACAAACACGCTTCCTCTGCAGATCGAAATGTTGTACAATGAATACAACTCTATCGGAGCCTTCTCCGCAGCCTCTATTTTAGTATTTCTTTCCTTACTCACTCTGGTCTTGAAATCCATCTTAGAAAGAAATCTTAATTCTAAGAAAGAGGAGAAGGAGCCGGAAGAAGGAACTCCGTCCTCTTCTTCCAAGGAATCGCTTGCCCAGAATAATACGCCGGATTTCCAAATTTAG
- a CDS encoding TauD/TfdA family dioxygenase has translation MAETKSKSSSGKSKLSSRKLTPVRKIPKQKKEHKENIIFKDHLPGLKLPIVYSPSASKFASEDILSSWIKKNQREIQRDLLIYGAILFRGFEIEDSKNFEKIALALDSNLSEAYLGTSPRDKVTKYVHTASELPSAYPIMQHAEMSFLDQPPKKLFFYAKTAPNKNGETPITDLRAVLKQIPENIRKKIEEKGVRYIRHYDGPDSSRFSLWKTKRWSEMFNTTRKENAEKEFKKQNFQHAWLPKNKLRLTNIQVGTRRHPSSGTEAWHNHIQTFHIDSPRLEYKYVLNRQRTLRGLGVFLTLNFLTFFKKLFHRSEELDVHATYGDGVEISQKEIKEILDVFWKNIQIFSWKKNDILYIDNYSVSHGRLPFVGPREIQVAWTK, from the coding sequence ATGGCTGAAACAAAATCCAAATCCTCTTCCGGAAAATCGAAACTCTCCTCCAGGAAACTAACCCCAGTCCGAAAAATCCCTAAACAGAAGAAAGAGCATAAAGAAAATATTATATTCAAAGATCATTTACCAGGTCTTAAATTACCGATCGTTTATTCTCCTTCTGCTTCTAAATTTGCGAGCGAGGATATTTTAAGTTCTTGGATCAAAAAGAACCAAAGAGAGATCCAACGGGATCTGCTCATCTATGGAGCGATCCTATTCAGAGGGTTTGAAATAGAGGATTCCAAGAACTTTGAGAAGATTGCCCTCGCCTTAGATTCGAATCTTTCCGAAGCATATTTGGGCACTTCTCCCAGAGATAAGGTTACGAAATATGTTCATACGGCAAGTGAACTTCCCTCAGCCTATCCAATCATGCAACATGCAGAGATGAGTTTTCTAGACCAACCTCCTAAAAAACTTTTCTTCTACGCGAAGACAGCCCCAAACAAGAATGGGGAAACTCCGATTACAGATCTTAGAGCAGTCTTAAAGCAGATCCCGGAAAATATCCGAAAGAAGATAGAAGAAAAAGGAGTTCGCTATATCCGACACTACGACGGTCCGGATTCTTCCAGATTCAGCCTCTGGAAAACGAAGCGTTGGAGTGAAATGTTCAATACGACGCGAAAAGAAAATGCAGAGAAGGAATTTAAGAAGCAAAACTTCCAACATGCATGGCTTCCTAAAAACAAATTACGATTAACGAATATTCAGGTCGGGACAAGAAGGCACCCTTCTTCTGGAACAGAAGCCTGGCACAATCATATCCAAACCTTTCATATAGATTCCCCAAGATTAGAATACAAATACGTGCTTAATAGACAGAGGACCTTGAGAGGGCTCGGAGTCTTCTTGACATTGAATTTCCTCACCTTCTTCAAAAAACTATTTCATAGATCGGAAGAATTGGACGTGCACGCTACCTATGGGGATGGAGTAGAGATCAGCCAGAAAGAGATCAAAGAAATACTGGATGTATTCTGGAAGAATATCCAGATCTTCTCCTGGAAAAAGAACGACATCTTGTATATAGACAACTATTCCGTCTCTCACGGAAGACTCCCGTTCGTCGGACCGAGAGAGATCCAAGTCGCTTGGACAAAGTAG